AGTTCCGAAAGCAACGATTGTGGTGAAGGTGGAGACCATTGTGGCGGTCCAATAAATCCAGGGGAAAAAACCTTTGGTTATTGCGAAATTGGAGGCGATTATAGAGACGCCATCTCCAATCTTAAAAATGTCCATGTAAATGTCTACAACAGACTTCCCTACATGTTAAATCCCGAAAACATAAATCTTGTAAACTGTAGCTGTAAATCTTCACGCTATGTTGCTTGCGATTTACAAAACGTGGAACTAGTGCAAGGCTATATTCCATACGATATGCCAATATGCGGTTATTCAGAAGGATATTGGTGTGATGGCATCGAAAACGGAGCTTGTGACGCTCAAGGAAAAATACTCAGAATCTACTACAAAGACGACTCCGGCCAAGATGGATCATGGTGGGCAGAATCTTTTTGGGACAGTAGCCAACTTCTTGCTATAGAAGATGGATACATGATCGTCATACTCACTCTAACAGAAAATGATATAGTTTATCGGTCAAATTATTTCGCCATGCATCATCTATTTCCAGCAAATATAACCCGTCAGGATCTTGAAAATGCGATTCTAAAGTCACTTCCCGCATTCCCCGACATGAACAAGCTTGTCGCTTATTGTAATAACGAGTGGATTCCTCATGACGAAGACTGTTTTGGCACAGAATTAGAAGCAAAAGAGGTTCTGAAAGATTTAGCCAATAGTTGTGCAATAACATACGGCATATCTCATTACGAGACAAACTTGTCCAATCGTGGATGGTGCGTTGTTGGAGAATGCGAAGCTGCAAATCCTTATTCAAGTTCAACAGAAAGTTCTAGTTCTTCCGTGGAAAGTTCTTCTTCCATAGATTTTTTTTCTGCAAGCAGTTCCTCCGAACAGAAAACAGAACCTTTTATCACCGGTCCAGACCAGGAATACACTCCCACACAAATCTTTAGTGAAGGACTTCAAAACATGGAGGAAGGAAAATGTTATTCTCTTAATCCAGAAAGAGAACGTGTATACGGTTGGGCTATCGGTACAAATGCCCAGGACTCATGGTGGTGGAGAACCGTAGACTGCCAAACAGGAGAAGAAATAATCAACAAAATTGGTAAGTGCTATGAATATCCTATGAATTCTATTCCCAACAACCCATATTCTGAATGTATAGCGGTAAATGGTTCATGTTACAAATGTAATTCAGCCAATGTTGATTGTAATCAAAATTGGATTTGGATTAACGGATTCAATAATGATTCATGGACATATATAGAAGTGGATTGTAAAACAGGACTTCCACAAAATGGCGATAATTGTACAGATCAGCCATATGCTTTGCTAAAACAAACAAAAGAAACAACCAATTACAAATGGTCAAATTCTACAAACGAGTCCTATAGTATTGATTTCATTAAGCCATCACAATTTTTTGACGCAAAAGGACGAAATATAAGAAAAAATGTTAAATGGCGTAGAGTGTATGAAAAAAATGTTAATCACAAGCCTTATTTAGAAAAAACAACCGACAACATTACAAGCATGGGTTTTATGCTAAAATTGCAAACAAATTCAGGTTATGTGTCTGCCAAGCATGATATCATCCTGAATATGAGCTTAACAGAGCGAGAAAACTGCTCCACCAAAGCTGAAGTAACGGCAACATTCACTACAAGCATAGATAAAAAACCAAATTATTCAAACGAAGATCTCCAAAAGCATGAAATGAAGCATTACAACACATATATGAAATATAATGAGAAAGTGTTTGAAGAATGGTATAATCTAGATGCAGGAATATCATACATGGAAGCGTGTAATGAAGTAAAGTTGTACATTTGGCCTAGCATTCGAAATTTATTGACAGCACTGATAAACGAGCAAAATAAAATTGATGATAATGACGACAAAAATGAATGCAGGGACAGGATACCCTTGCAAGAAACAATAGCTGAAATGAAGTCTGCATTTGACTCAAAAAATTGTCAAACAGAGTAAAAAGGGAAGTTCGATGAAACAACATCTTTGCATTACCCTTTTAACGGCAATATCATATTGTTTTAGCCATAATTGCGAAGGAGTCTACTCCCTAGGCACGTCAAAACTATCCGAACCAAAGGTAGAATCTTTGGACATTCCCGATTTAGATTCATCACTGGTGGTTAATGTCTGCGTAAACATGTCTGATTCTACCGTCGTAATAGAAAAAGAATCTAACACATATTCTTATTGGTTGTCAAGAAACAGCACCATTTGCTGTACCCCACAAATAAGCATCGCTCATTACGAAAATTACATCAGCAAACGCAAAAACCACCGTAAAACGCACTGCGAACAACGCTATGTATCCCCAGAAAAAAAAGTAACAACCACCATACATTGCGCAATTCACTCAAGTTTAGATTCTTCAAAAACATCTCATGACTCCAATCATTGTAGCTATCCATCAAGATATGACTTATCTGTTGAACAGAATGAATTAAAAGCAATTCCACATTATTTGGCATGTATGAGTTCCTTCCCCCATAATATAATCGGAAAGACTTTCGCTCATGAAAAATACAGGTACGTTTTTTGTAATGGTTTTTACACGAACTTTCGGACTACTTTTTACGTAAAAGTAACCGGAATTTGTTCAAACAAAGAGTAAACATTTATATGAATTTAAAGAAAATCATTTTGCTAATTCTTTGTATTTTCTCATTATCATTGTGCGACGGTTTAGATGACGCTTTCGAGTCAGCCCCAATTGTAGCAAACTACTGTGTTGATCATGGCAATCAGCCAAAATTGAAATTAAGTAAAATTAACCAAGATACCCCAGTCATTTATCTTTCCGAAACAGACTCCATTGAATGTTCTTGCTATTCAAAGCAATCGCGTGCGAGCTTTGACTTGCCAATAAAGCCAGGGGCCTCCCTAAATTGCACAGAAGATTCATCTTTTTATGCACGAAAATCTTGCGCGACAAAGAAAGCGCAAATGATTCCAGCCACTTACAAGTTTGAAATACCCAAAGAATACAAGATACCTCAAAATTATCTCGACATGCACGGAAACGACTTTGTAAAGAAACTATACAAAAAGAACTTCCAAGTATTTCTAGAGACAGGATTTACCTGCAACAATGCGGAGCCCTACTTCTTGGAGCAACGTTTTAAGATAAACATCACAGGACCTTGCAAGTAAGCAAATTGATTTAAAACACAAAAAAATCAAGCACTTTTTTTGGGGGGGATTCCAAATTTAAGGCAAGGACCACTCCACCGTGGTTCACGCCATCAAGAGCATCAAGAAGGAGATGGAAACAGATCCCAGCTTTGCACGTTTGATCGAAAGCCTCAAGAATTCGATCCACGATTAAAAATCTTGGATAGAATTGTACTTTGTAATTTTCAATGCGGGGAGGGGGCCCGCACTCGAAGTTACGAAGGCCGTCAGCCCCCTCGCCCTGCGCCCCTCCCCCGCCCGGCCACGTGCAAGCAGGTAAGAACATTTTTTGAGGGATTATAAAATTCTACGAAAAAAAAAGCGAGGTTTTAACCTCGCTTTTCTTTTTTGATTTTTTGCGGCAGACACCGCGGCGAATTGAATCGCAGTAGACTTAATCTTCCCAGTCGTCAACAGGGCGACGTGCTGGAGCCTTTGCGGCGGATGCTGCTGGAGCAGCAGATGCACTAACAGCGGAATCAGCAGCGGCAGCAACCTTTTCGCGGCACCTTGCAATCACAGCAGCCATAGAATCGGCCGGTGCGGCAGAGTCTGCGGGAGCCACTACAGGTGCAGCAGCGTTGGCAGAGTCAGCAGCGATAGTAGCCAGCAAGGAATCGCAGTTCGGTTCAGGCGGCTTAATGGCATCTTCAGCCTTAACAGCAATCTTTTCCATAGAATCGGCTACGGCTTCGGCGCGCTTCAAATCTGCCTGAGCCTGAGCCACAGCTTCCTTAGCCTGCTGAACCTTAGACTTAGCAAGTTCTGCGGCAGCGCGAGCCTTCTTTGCAATAACATGGGGGTCTGCATTAATGGAATCCTGGATCGGGTCGGAGCAAACCAAGTTGACATCACCCTTCTTGCCATTGTAGCATTCCATCTTGCCATGGAACTTACCCATCTTGTAGGTACCCCACTGCTTCTTCTTCAAACGTTCTGTGTAGCAAACCAGAGAATTAGGCTTCCATTCGTAGCAAGTATCCTTCACAGACCAGAAAGTGATAAGACCATTGGGCAAGCCTTCGTGGAAAACACCACCGAAGTCACCAAAGTCCACAAAGCCTTCCAAGTTGCCTGCGTTGAAAGTCAGGTTGACCTTCTTTTTCTTAAAGGGGTTGTTAATAATGGTTCTGCCGAAAAGTTCACCGCGTTTCACAGGCATGTCTGCCATAACAAAGCCACTTTCGCTGAACATACGTGCGGTACCGTTAGCAAAACCCTGCTTGTAGGGAACTTCAAGATGCTTGAAGTAGTATTCCTTCTGGCCAGCGGGAACGCGGTCAAAAACACTGGACTTGTAGAAGTAGGCATTGCCTTCGCGCATACCATTCTTGTAGTTTGCAGTCCAAAGAACCTTACCCCACTTGTCATCCTGACGGGCAGGATAAGAAGGATCGTTCATGTAGCCCACTTCTTCGCCCTGCATAAGGCCTTCGGCGTCCACATGGCGAACGTTTTCGATATAACCGTTAAAAGCAAAACCAGTCAAGACGCCGTTATCAAGGCAGCGGATATCGCTATAGTCGGTAAAACGAAGTTCTGCTTCGGGGAGCAATTTCTTGGGCAGTCCAGAAATGCGGAACACGGTTGCGTCCTTCTTCTTCGGAGCCCAGGGGCGTTCGTGTACATTCAAGAAGCAAGTCACATCCTTGGCGCGGTCGCTACGCTGGTTGAAATATTCACCAAACGGAGTCATTTCCCAGCCTTCGTCAAAGCCAAGGGGAACAGCGTCAGCCATGGGATGACCGTCAACAAAATCAGAGAGCGACATGGTTGCCTGGCGGATATTATCCGTACACTGCTCCATGGCACTACCCTGCATGCAAGATCCATTGGGACACGGCAACACGTGAGGTCTAGGAATTCCGAACACCTTCGTGATAGGGCCATTATCCACAGCCTTGAAGCAGCCACAAATTGCATCGTTGTCGGTAGCTTCCAATCTTGCTTTTTCGGAAGGAACCAAACGGGAGGCCTTTTCAAGCCAGCAGTCAAAATATTCACGCCTACCCGATTCAGCAGCAAAGGAGGTTACTGCCAAAAGGGAAACCAAGGCAAACTTTTTCAAAGTGAAATTCATATATGTGAATTTACATTTATAAGATGAGACTGTCTTCTAATTTATCTTTACAAAGGGCGATTTTTGCGGTCAGCATAGGGACGACATCCAGCTTACGGCTCAGGCGACGTTCACAATAAACTATTCCTGGGCGAAGAGAGGTGCCAAATGCGGATTCCGCGAGTGTTTGGGCGCCATTATAGAGGATGTAGGAATGTCCCATAAAGCCCACACGGCAAAATGAAATTCCCCTTACCTGACTTTTCATCACCGCAAGCATTCTATCCAGGAAATTTTCAATGGATTCCGGATGATCCCAGTCCATACTTCCCAAGCGGAACTTCACTCCCCCGATATCATAATCCTTGGCGTCGGCATTGAATATTTCCAAGTCAGTCATGCCGTCAAAATTCTTTGCCGCCTCGGACATTCCCTTGTAGATTTTCTGGATTCCAGCAAACTTATCTTCGTAGGTTTTCGTTTCCGATTCAGCAAGAACACGAACAAGTTCACTATAAATTTTCCGATCAACCTCAGTACAAGTCACCTTAACCAAGTTCAAGGTGTCCGTCAAGATACCCGTCAGAAGAACCTTGGCCACCTCGGGCGTAATTTTCACACCAAGTTCGCAATAGCTGGTATATACGATGCTGCAGGTGGAACCCACAGGCATATATTTCGCATAAAGTAATTTCGACTCAGTTATATCGCCAATTCCGTGGTGATCTACAACCTGGAGAATTCGGGCATCACGGGCGCCATCCACCGCCTGGGCATAGTCAGAATGGTCCACGAGAATCAGGCGAGCATCCTCCCCCACGGACGTCAAAACTTCAGGTAATTCAAAGCCAAAAGTTTTTGCAGCAAAAACAGTCTCCTTATTGGCAGGGCCAGCAATTTTCGCAACCGCATTATAACCCAGTTCACGCATCAGGTGGGCATACGCCATAGCGGCCATAACCGAATCCCCGTCAGGATTCTTGTGGCCGATAACAATTGCCGGGCAACCATCGTTTAAACGAGCCGAGCCCCAGTCCAGCGCCGCAATAGCTTCACGATACAAATTTATGTTGTTCATTCATGGAAAAAATAACAACACTTTGTTCGCCGTTACCGCTCCAACTTTCAAAAATTTATGGTATTTTTGATAAAGGAGGAAACAATGAACCGTTTTTTATTTCTTGCCGCCATCAGTGCAATGCTAATTACCGCATGCGGCGAATCATCTAACGCAACCGAACCTAAGCAAGACGATTCCGAAGAAATTTCTTCTAGCAGCCTCGAAGCAAAAAGTTCTTCTTCCGTCAAGGCAAGCTCAGCAAACTCCAGCAGCACTGCCAAAGAAATTTCCAGTTCCAGCGAAGAGCAAAACGAATCCAGTTCTAGCGAAGAATCGGAGTCTTCTAGCTCCGAAGAAACAGTCTCTTCTAGTTCTGAAGAAATTGAATCTTCCAGTTCCGAGGAACCGGAACCGACCCTCAGCGAAGAATGTTTGGAAATGCGCAGCACCCAAGACAAGTTCATCCCGTTGGAAGATGTATTTGACTGCGTTCTACCTAAAGAAAAAGTGGTTTTCGTTATTCGACATGGCGAACGCAAAAAAGAGGATTCGGGAACAACAGGCGATTTGAACGCACAAGGTAAGGATCAGTCCTCCTATCTTGGCAAAAAAATGGGTGCCAAAAGTTCTGAAGAATTCTATTACATCAGTACAAAGTCTTACCGAACCCTCAATACCGATGTTTACATCTCTAAGGGCAAGGGCGAGACCTTCTTAGATAGCGCCACTGTTTTCAGTAAAGACAGTAGCTATCACTTTATGAAAAGTGAAGACTACACAGAAAAATGGTTCGTGAAGAACAGCACTCCTGGAGAATGCAAAGGTGTAACGAGCTGGGCTATCTTTTCCATATTCGCCTACGACACCACTGCCTGCTCCAACGATTTCTACAATGTTGATGCAAAGTCAAAGGAATTCATAGATAAGCACTTCATGTATGACGACATCCAAAATGTCACCGTAGTCGCAACTCACGATAAATTTATTACGCCATTCCTCATTTCCTTGACCGACCGCAAAATCGGCTTTGAGGCCTACGAATATGTGAAGAAAAATGGTTACGATAACGACTGGAACCAGGGCGTGTTCAGGCATTGGCCTAACTACCTTGCAGGTGTCGCTATCATCGTCAATGAAAACAATGAAAGATCCTTCGTCCCTGTCAAAGGCTTAAAGACAGGCTATCTCGGCTACCACTGCGACGGAACCGAAGAGGACTACACCTGCTCCAAGTGGGAACCCGACGCTCCGTTAGTTCGTTAATTTTATAGAACCGCAAGAAAAAGACCTGGGCAAAAACCCAGGTCTTTCTTTTTGAAATTTTTTTCGAGAGTTGCGCGGGATGAACCGCGCGGAAATCTTAAAGCAAGTGTGCGCGGAGTTCTTCGCCGCTCTGTTCGCTCAAGTATGCAGGAGGAACATCGAGAACAGTGAAGCAACCGGTCTTGCCTTCAGCCTTCATGCGAAGTGCTGCGCGGGCAAATGCGATCACTGCAGCGGTAGTGAATTCCGGATTGGAGTCCAACTTGAGGCTGTATTCGATCACATGAGTGTGTTCGTTGTTCATGCCAGTCTTGCCGGTACGAATCACGAAACCACCGTGAGCAAGACCGCTATGGTTTGCATTGAATTCTTCTTCGCTGATGAAGTTGACGGTGGTGTCGTATTCATCGAAGTAGTTCTTCATGGTCTTGATTTCATTTTCGACGTATGCTGCATCTGCACCTTCTTCGAGAACCACGTAGCAGAGACGAGTGTGCTTCTGACGGGTGGTCAGTTCCGGCATAGAACCGCTGCGGACAGCGTCCAGAGCTTCGGGAACCGGGCAGGTGTACTGCTTAGCATTCTTCACGCCCTTGATGCGGCGGACAGCGTCAGAGTGACCCTGAGAAACGCCCTTGCCCCAGAAGGTATAGTCCTTGCCATCCGGAAGGATTGCATTTGCATAGACGCGGTTCAGGGAGAACATACCCGGATCCCAACCCACGGAGATCATGGCGATTTTGCCTGCAGCCTTAGCAGCGGCATCAACGTTTGCGAAGTGGGTCGGAATGTTTGCGTGGGTGTCGAAAGTATCGATCACGTTGAACTTTGCAGCCATTTCCGGAGTCATCTTCGGAAGGTCAGTAGCGCTACCGCCACAGATGACCAGCATGTCAATCTTGTCAGCCCACTTTTCGATTTCAGAGACGTTGAGAACGGGAATGTTCGGGGTCTGAATCTTGACAGTAGCCGGATCACGACGAGTGAACACTGCAACCAGTTCCATGTCCTTGGTCTTCTTGACTGCGCATTCGATGCCGCGGCCCAAGTTACCATAACCGAGAATAGCGATTTTTGCCATAATAAGTCCTTATAGAGAGGCTTTTTTATCGTTTATTTTAATTTTTGCGCTTGAAAAATAACAAAGAGTGAAAAACAAAACCACAAGTTTTTTGTCAATTTTTGGATAGAAAACACCATTTTCGACCATTTTCTTTACACTTTATGTAAAAATTACCATTTTTACACTTTTTGTTTTACATTTTCCGTAAAACAGTGTTTTGGTCATTTTTTGGGTTTTTTCCAGTTTTCACCGAGATCCCGCCACACCTGCAGTCATCAAGCGGGTTCGATATCCAAATTACCTTCCGCGTAGCGTTTCAGGACACTTGCCGCCAGGGTCTGATATGGGATCCCTACCCTATTGGCCTTCACCTTCAATTTTTCAATGACGACCGTTTCCACCCGCATGGAAATCATGCGTTTCTTGATTTCGGCACAAGCTTCTGCAACAGAACCGCAGTCCAGTTTCGTTCCCGCATTATCCCCAAAGGTTTCAAAAACACAAAAGATCTCGTCACACAAGACGAGATCTTTTTTTATCCAATCGCAGAGTTTATTTGAGCCGGTGCTGTTATTATTTCACGCCAGTGCTGCCGAAGCCACCGCGATCCTTGTCGGCTAACTCGCCTTCTTCAAATTCCAGCGTAGGCTGGATTTCCATAATGCGGAACTGTGCGATACGGGAACCTTTTTCAATGGTTACATCTTCGGTGGCGTAGACCGGCATTTTCCACCAGTCGCCCTTGCCACAGTAGCTGGAATCAACGACGCCAACAGAATTGGTCTGGAGGATCTTGAAGTTCTTGAAAGTGGAGCTGCGGGGAGCCAGATGAGCTTCGTAGCCTTCCGGCAACTTCATGGCAACGCCCAGGTGAATCAGCTTGAATTCGCCCTTCTTCAAGGTCACAGTTTCTGCAGCGCTAAGGTCAATCCAATCGGACTTTCCGCCGATGTATTCCAAACGAGGAATGGAATCGTCGAGATATTGAATGGTGATTTTCATTGTCATAAGAAGCCTTTTTGCATTTTTAGGGTACCAACACGCTTTTTATTTGCAATTTAGTACCCCAATTTTTACTTTATTCTAAAAAAAATCTTGTTTATTGAACCTAATCTACATTCCACTAGGGTACCAACCCTGCTAATTTTCACGATTCGGTACCCGGAATCACCGACAAGCCTTCAAAAAACGATTACTTTGTTCACAAATCAAGGTACTAAAAACAGTTTCTCACAACTCTAGTACCCCATTCCGCCATATTTCATCGTTTCTTGAACTGATTTTCTATTTTTTCTCTTCGGAGGCGTTGTTCGCTGCATCAGCAGAATCAGCAGCCTCTGCGGCCTTGGCGGCTGCAGCCTTTGCAGCACGGTCTTCAGCCTGTTCCAAACGAGCGGGCTTACCAGCCACATTGCGGAGCAAACCAAACAAAGCAGAAAGTTCGTTACGGGTGGGATGCAGTCTCTGGAGCAAGGTGTTCAGGAAGTTATCGCGCCAAGCCTGATCGTGATACTGACCAGTCAAATAACGATCCAAGAACTTCTTGAATCCATTAATCTGGTCGATGGTTGCGGGAGCAGTTTCGCAGGCACCCTTGGAACCGCGCTTTGCACGGCCTTCGCCATTAGCCAAGGCGCCAGAACGGCAAAGTTCATAAAGGGAAATGGAAACTGCCTGACCCAAGTTCAAACTCATGAGGCCCGGTACCGGAATTTCGCACTGGTAGGTGCAAGCGTTCACTTCTTCAAGAGCGAGACCACAGGATTCACGACCGAACACCAGAGCGATGGTTCCGTCTTCAGGAAGCATTTCGGAAAGGTTCTGCACCATGCAATGCTTGATGGCACTGCCAAAAATACGGCGGCTAAAAGCGATAGCGCAAGCACAGTCACCAATAGCTTCCTGGAAGGTATGCACAATCTTTGCATTGTCCAGAATGTCGTGGCTGTTGGCTGCAGTGTGGTAGGACTTTTCCATCACTTCGTTGCGCTTGGGGTACACAATGCAAAGTTCCGGCAAGGCGTAGCAGTGCATGGCGCGGGCAACGAAGCCCACGTTGTGAGGATGTTCCGGTTCAACAAGTACTACTCTAAATTTTCGCATAACTAATAGTGGTTAGTGGTTGGTGGTTAGTGGTTAGGAAAAATAAAATGAATTCTATCAA
This genomic window from Fibrobacter sp. contains:
- a CDS encoding DHH family phosphoesterase, whose amino-acid sequence is MNNINLYREAIAALDWGSARLNDGCPAIVIGHKNPDGDSVMAAMAYAHLMRELGYNAVAKIAGPANKETVFAAKTFGFELPEVLTSVGEDARLILVDHSDYAQAVDGARDARILQVVDHHGIGDITESKLLYAKYMPVGSTCSIVYTSYCELGVKITPEVAKVLLTGILTDTLNLVKVTCTEVDRKIYSELVRVLAESETKTYEDKFAGIQKIYKGMSEAAKNFDGMTDLEIFNADAKDYDIGGVKFRLGSMDWDHPESIENFLDRMLAVMKSQVRGISFCRVGFMGHSYILYNGAQTLAESAFGTSLRPGIVYCERRLSRKLDVVPMLTAKIALCKDKLEDSLIL
- a CDS encoding histidine phosphatase family protein, whose protein sequence is MNRFLFLAAISAMLITACGESSNATEPKQDDSEEISSSSLEAKSSSSVKASSANSSSTAKEISSSSEEQNESSSSEESESSSSEETVSSSSEEIESSSSEEPEPTLSEECLEMRSTQDKFIPLEDVFDCVLPKEKVVFVIRHGERKKEDSGTTGDLNAQGKDQSSYLGKKMGAKSSEEFYYISTKSYRTLNTDVYISKGKGETFLDSATVFSKDSSYHFMKSEDYTEKWFVKNSTPGECKGVTSWAIFSIFAYDTTACSNDFYNVDAKSKEFIDKHFMYDDIQNVTVVATHDKFITPFLISLTDRKIGFEAYEYVKKNGYDNDWNQGVFRHWPNYLAGVAIIVNENNERSFVPVKGLKTGYLGYHCDGTEEDYTCSKWEPDAPLVR
- a CDS encoding diaminopimelate dehydrogenase, coding for MAKIAILGYGNLGRGIECAVKKTKDMELVAVFTRRDPATVKIQTPNIPVLNVSEIEKWADKIDMLVICGGSATDLPKMTPEMAAKFNVIDTFDTHANIPTHFANVDAAAKAAGKIAMISVGWDPGMFSLNRVYANAILPDGKDYTFWGKGVSQGHSDAVRRIKGVKNAKQYTCPVPEALDAVRSGSMPELTTRQKHTRLCYVVLEEGADAAYVENEIKTMKNYFDEYDTTVNFISEEEFNANHSGLAHGGFVIRTGKTGMNNEHTHVIEYSLKLDSNPEFTTAAVIAFARAALRMKAEGKTGCFTVLDVPPAYLSEQSGEELRAHLL
- a CDS encoding BrnA antitoxin family protein gives rise to the protein MCDEIFCVFETFGDNAGTKLDCGSVAEACAEIKKRMISMRVETVVIEKLKVKANRVGIPYQTLAASVLKRYAEGNLDIEPA
- a CDS encoding dUTP diphosphatase, with the translated sequence MTMKITIQYLDDSIPRLEYIGGKSDWIDLSAAETVTLKKGEFKLIHLGVAMKLPEGYEAHLAPRSSTFKNFKILQTNSVGVVDSSYCGKGDWWKMPVYATEDVTIEKGSRIAQFRIMEIQPTLEFEEGELADKDRGGFGSTGVK
- a CDS encoding RNA methyltransferase gives rise to the protein MRKFRVVLVEPEHPHNVGFVARAMHCYALPELCIVYPKRNEVMEKSYHTAANSHDILDNAKIVHTFQEAIGDCACAIAFSRRIFGSAIKHCMVQNLSEMLPEDGTIALVFGRESCGLALEEVNACTYQCEIPVPGLMSLNLGQAVSISLYELCRSGALANGEGRAKRGSKGACETAPATIDQINGFKKFLDRYLTGQYHDQAWRDNFLNTLLQRLHPTRNELSALFGLLRNVAGKPARLEQAEDRAAKAAAAKAAEAADSADAANNASEEKK